Proteins encoded by one window of Cyprinus carpio isolate SPL01 chromosome B6, ASM1834038v1, whole genome shotgun sequence:
- the LOC109073118 gene encoding angiopoietin-related protein 3-like, with product MERTDAVNKSAFKPPDMMLIFLLFWLSLSTTSGAPNLKKVPTEAPLLVTAPPTETRSRFAMLDDVRLLANGLLQLGQSLREFVHKTKSQINDIFQKLNIFDRSFYQLSVVTSEIKEEEEKLKETTVFLKANNEEIRNLSLEINSKINNILQERSQLHSKVGGLEEKLKGLSQSMLPLEQLHEIAALKDVIETQERTITDLLKSVKEQHEQLSYQKTKIKSLEDKMNYDSFQDTVEKPLDLNPETLDPFRYLMNSTNGTAEINDFPMDCSDVFKRGQRTSGIYPIKPNQSEPFYVYCEISTDDAATVIQRREDGSVDFDQSWEKYEYGFGKLEKEFWLGLAKIYSIAQQGQYILHIELEDWKKEKRFIEYTFTMEGPASDYALHVAPLSGDLPDAMSNHTGMKFSTKERDNDNHDESNCARNYTGGWWFDACGDTNLNGRYVWMRSRTRHQRRKGIYWNPAKGSSYTLKSTKITIRPSTQFQ from the exons ATGGAACGGACTGACGCAGTGAACAAATCTGCCTTCAAACCACCTGACATGATGTtgattttcctgcttttttggcTAAGCTTGTCAACAACAAGCGGGGCTCCCAATCTTAAGAAAGTACCCACAGAGGCACCTCTTCTTGTCACCGCACCGCCAACTGAGACTAGATCCCGCTTTGCCATGTTAGATGACGTACGACTCCTTGCTAACGGTCTTCTCCAGCTCGGCCAGAGCCTCAGAGAGTTTGTGCACAAGACCAAGTCTCAGATCAACGACATCTTCCAGAAGCTCAACATTTTTGATCGCTCCTTCTACCAGCTCTCAGTGGTCACCAGTGAAAtcaaagaggaagaggagaagttGAAGGAGACGACCGTATTTTTGAAGGCCAATAATGAGGAGATCAGAAACTTGTCACTGGAGATCAACTCCAAAATCAACAACATCCTCCAAGAGCGAAGCCAGTTGCACAGCAAGGTTGGTGGGCTGGAGGAGAAGCTGAAGGGCTTGTCTCAGAGCATGTTGCCTCTGGAGCAACTTCACGAGATTGCTGCTTTGAAG GATGTGATTGAAACACAAGAAAGGACCATTACAGATCTGCTTAAATCTGTTAAAGAGCAACACGAACAGCTCAGTTACCAGAAGACCAAAATTAAGAGTCTTGAGGATAAG atgAACTATGACTCTTTTCAAGACACAGTGGAAAAACCTTTGGATTTAAATCCAGAAACACTTGATCCTTTTCGTTACTTAATGAACTCCACCAATGGAACTGCAGAAATAAATG ACTTTCCAATGGACTGCAGTGATGTGTTCAAAAGAGGGCAAAGGACCAGTGGCATTTACCCAATCAAACCTAATCAATCTGAGCCATTCTATGTTTACTGTGAGATAAGTACTG ATGATGCAGCCACAGTCATTCAGAGGAGGGAGGATGGTTCTGTTGATTTTGACCAGTCATGGGAAAAATACGAATATGGATTTGGCAAACTGGAAA AAGAGTTCTGGCTTGGCTTGGCGAAGATTTATTCCATTGCTCAACAAGGACAATACATTTTACACATTGAACTGGAAGACTGGAAGAAGGAAAAGAGATTCATAGAGTACACATTCACCATGGAAGGTCCTGCATCTGATTACGCCCTTCACGTGGCACCTCTGTCTGGAGATCTGCCTGATGCCATGAGCAACCACACGGGCATGAAGTTCTCAACCAAGGAAAGAGACAACGATAATCATGACGAGTCAAACTGCGCACGCAACTACACAG GAGGTTGGTGGTTTGATGCATGTGGGGACACCAACTTAAATGGGAGATACGTCTGGATGAGGTCAAGGACTCGGCACCAGCGCAGGAAAGGAATCTACTGGAACCCAGCCAAAGGAAGCTCCTATACCCTCAAATCCACAAAGATCACCATCAGACCATCAACCCAGTTTCAATAA